The following are encoded together in the Ictalurus punctatus breed USDA103 chromosome 1, Coco_2.0, whole genome shotgun sequence genome:
- the LOC108261821 gene encoding C-C chemokine receptor type 2 isoform X1 — protein MAAMLNTSTGLWEITTPSNSLLSVFSTTEYDYSDIVSSQPCEYGRHASHILPVLYSLFFVVGFLGNMLVLWVILRGPQMKSMTDVSLLNLAIADLLLIFSLPFLAHYARDTWVFGRAMCTLVLSVYYIGFYAGIFFIVLMSIDRYLAIVHAVFILRIRTKIYGILASLVVWIIAIAASFPELLYLGVKENGTEVVCSAYPKIQESHNDVRSAAFFKMNILGMLIPLSIVGFCYSMILQKLQTLRKSGKLAIRLVAAVMVVFFCCWIPYNIAAFIKALELKRILPPECELSKTIQLMLQVTEAIAYSHSCLNPFLYVFVGQKFRRNLAKLLLETPCVKLQCVNRYLTRAAAPANDDEGSVGI, from the exons ATGGCAGCAATGTTGAACACCAGCACAGGTCTTTGGGAAATCACAACACCCAG TAACTCTCTCCTTAGTGTTTTCAGCACAACAGAATATGATTATTCTGATATTGTGTCTTCTCAACCGTGTGAGTATGGAAGGCATGCAAGccatattctccctgtgctctACTCCCTGTTCTTCGTGGTGGGCTTCCTGGGAAACATGCTGGTGCTGTGGGTGATCCTGAGGGGCCCTCAGATGAAAAGCATGACTGATGTGTCTCTCCTGAACCTGGCCATCGCTGACCTTCTACTAAtcttctctctccccttccTGGCTCACTACGCCAGGGATACCTGGGTTTTTGGTAGAGCCATGTGCACTCTGGTCCTCAGCGTGTACTACATTGGATTTTACGCTGGCATTTTCTTTATTGTGCTGATGAGCATCGACAGATACTTGGCTATTGTCCATGCTGTGTTTATCTTGAGAATCCGAACCAAGATTTATGGGATTTTAGCCAGCCTGGTAGTCTGGATTATAGCTATTGCAGCATCATTTCCTGAGCTGCTGTATCTTGGAGTCAAAGAAAATGGGACTGAAGTAGTTTGCAGTGCTTATCCAAAAATTCAAGAAAGTCACAACGATGTGAGAAGTGCAGCTTTCTTTAAGATGAATATTTTGGGAATGCTGATTCCACTGAGTATTGTGGGATTTTGCTACTCGATGATTCTACAGAAGCTTCAGACCCTTCGTAAATCAGGGAAATTGGCCATTCGTCTTGTTGCTGCGGTCATGGTGGTGTTCTTCTGCTGTTGGATACCGTACAACATTGCAGCATTCATCAAAGCACTGGAACTGAAGCGTATCCTGCCTCCAGAGTGTGAGCTCAGCAAAACAATCCAGCTCATGCTGCAAGTCACTGAAGCTATAGCGTACTCACACAGCTGCCTCAATCCATTCCTCTATGTGTTTGTGGGTCAAAAGTTCAGGAGGAACCTCGCAAAGCTCCTCCTCGAGACCCCATGCGTCAAATTGCAGTGTGTGAATCGCTACCTGACCCGGGCCGCAGCCCCAGCGAATGATGATGAAGGCTCAGTTGGAATCTGA
- the LOC108261821 gene encoding C-C chemokine receptor type 1 isoform X2: MAAMLNTSTGLWEITTPSVFSTTEYDYSDIVSSQPCEYGRHASHILPVLYSLFFVVGFLGNMLVLWVILRGPQMKSMTDVSLLNLAIADLLLIFSLPFLAHYARDTWVFGRAMCTLVLSVYYIGFYAGIFFIVLMSIDRYLAIVHAVFILRIRTKIYGILASLVVWIIAIAASFPELLYLGVKENGTEVVCSAYPKIQESHNDVRSAAFFKMNILGMLIPLSIVGFCYSMILQKLQTLRKSGKLAIRLVAAVMVVFFCCWIPYNIAAFIKALELKRILPPECELSKTIQLMLQVTEAIAYSHSCLNPFLYVFVGQKFRRNLAKLLLETPCVKLQCVNRYLTRAAAPANDDEGSVGI, encoded by the exons ATGGCAGCAATGTTGAACACCAGCACAGGTCTTTGGGAAATCACAACACCCAG TGTTTTCAGCACAACAGAATATGATTATTCTGATATTGTGTCTTCTCAACCGTGTGAGTATGGAAGGCATGCAAGccatattctccctgtgctctACTCCCTGTTCTTCGTGGTGGGCTTCCTGGGAAACATGCTGGTGCTGTGGGTGATCCTGAGGGGCCCTCAGATGAAAAGCATGACTGATGTGTCTCTCCTGAACCTGGCCATCGCTGACCTTCTACTAAtcttctctctccccttccTGGCTCACTACGCCAGGGATACCTGGGTTTTTGGTAGAGCCATGTGCACTCTGGTCCTCAGCGTGTACTACATTGGATTTTACGCTGGCATTTTCTTTATTGTGCTGATGAGCATCGACAGATACTTGGCTATTGTCCATGCTGTGTTTATCTTGAGAATCCGAACCAAGATTTATGGGATTTTAGCCAGCCTGGTAGTCTGGATTATAGCTATTGCAGCATCATTTCCTGAGCTGCTGTATCTTGGAGTCAAAGAAAATGGGACTGAAGTAGTTTGCAGTGCTTATCCAAAAATTCAAGAAAGTCACAACGATGTGAGAAGTGCAGCTTTCTTTAAGATGAATATTTTGGGAATGCTGATTCCACTGAGTATTGTGGGATTTTGCTACTCGATGATTCTACAGAAGCTTCAGACCCTTCGTAAATCAGGGAAATTGGCCATTCGTCTTGTTGCTGCGGTCATGGTGGTGTTCTTCTGCTGTTGGATACCGTACAACATTGCAGCATTCATCAAAGCACTGGAACTGAAGCGTATCCTGCCTCCAGAGTGTGAGCTCAGCAAAACAATCCAGCTCATGCTGCAAGTCACTGAAGCTATAGCGTACTCACACAGCTGCCTCAATCCATTCCTCTATGTGTTTGTGGGTCAAAAGTTCAGGAGGAACCTCGCAAAGCTCCTCCTCGAGACCCCATGCGTCAAATTGCAGTGTGTGAATCGCTACCTGACCCGGGCCGCAGCCCCAGCGAATGATGATGAAGGCTCAGTTGGAATCTGA